A region from the Aegilops tauschii subsp. strangulata cultivar AL8/78 chromosome 5, Aet v6.0, whole genome shotgun sequence genome encodes:
- the LOC141023208 gene encoding uncharacterized protein — MNGDSVARVDGGGTAAKGLEQCSAVPYELPYGAPYVAPVPYVAPPLPYGVPPTAPYGHHQHYHPPPSADALIPYSASPTYDSQLSAPVAEPGPFHFAHLVTVKLSPDNYLLWRAQVLPLMRSHYLEGYVDGTLPCPPAMVPVPSATGGSVMVSNPAHRRWITQDQAILGAIQSSLTPSVAGMVVFAATSRDAWATLDSSFSSQSLARSSAIRTQLGEVKKNDLSVTAFFNKVKSLADTLSSIGKPLRDEEFTSFILNGLDEDYDSLVENINGRDKPMPPRDLYARLLNTEQRLAAHRSVGVYTEGPSANAALRWGARGAKQKAPPTSGNQPRPSAPPPTVGRKRLHCEACGGGVECQLYGIEGHLASRCHRRFKRDFLGIGNNGKGNEKQAALATPDPGFTPSYSVDPAWYMDTGATDHLTSQLDKLATRQPYTGHDQVRTANGSGTGRGARIELLDDDMATTAPVAATPDEALDEAAPATTPLDPGVDHACMPHARGSDGVTKSPGPAASLSPGPAEPAELSAGPAGPAALSPEPEASQVTESSSPGSSMPITPGLSSPTLTVPPDAPDSPAGASSSPLMDSGSSGMPAPAPPPPVVLRPHTRSKSGIFQPKKRTDGTVAWLAACVAHAEADPTTEPRHFRAALGIPHWRAAMEQEIRALQRNNTWRLVPPPSGVNIIDSKWVFKVKKHADGSIERYKARLVAKGFKQRYGIDYEDTFSPEIILNKALWDAVMLGVYESDWKGT; from the exons ATGAACGGCGATTCCGTCGCCAGGGTTGACGGAGGCGGCACGGCGGCGAAG GGTTTGGAACAATGCTCCGCGGTGCCCTATGAGTTGCCGTATGGCGCGCCCTACGTTGCCCCTGTGCCGTACGTCGCGCCGCCGCTGCCCTACGGTGTACCTCCTACGGCGCCCTACGGTCATCACCAACACTACCATCCGCCTCCATCGGCCGATGCGCTGATTCCATACAGTGCTTCCCCGACGTACGACTCGCAGCTCTCCGCACCGGTGGCTGAACCAGGACCTTTCCACTTTGCTCACCTGGTGACGGTGAAGCTCTCTCCTGACAACTACCTCCTATGGCGCGCTCAGGTGTTGCCGCTGATGCGTAGTCACTACCTTGAGGGGTATGTCGATGGTACGCTGCCGTGTCCCCCGGCCATGGTTCCGGTGCCCTCGGCCACTGGTGGCTCCGTCATGGTGTCCAACCCTGCTCATCGTCGGTGGATCACTCAGGATCAAGCTATTCTGGGTGCCATTCAGTCCTCGCTCACACCCTCCGTGGCCGGCATGGTGGTCTTTGCCGCGACGTCGAGGGATGCATGGGCCACGCTCGACTCCAGCTTTTCCTCGCAGTCGCTGGCCCGTTCCTCTGCCATTCGTACCCAGCTGGGTGAGGTCAAGAAAAATGACCTCTCCGTCACGGCCTTCTTCAACAAGGTCAAAAGTTTGGCTGATACACTGTCGTCTATTGGGAAGCCTCTTCGTGATGAGGAGTTTACTTCGTTCATTCTCAATGGGCTTGATGAGGACTATGATTCTCTTGTTGAAAACATTAATGGACGTGACAAACCGATGCCGCCTCGCGATCTCTATGCACGCCTTCTCAACACCGAACAGAGACTCGCTGCTCACCGCTCCGTTGGCGTCTACACAGAGGGCCCTTCTGCGAACGCTGCTCTCCGCTGGGGCGCCCGCGGTGCCAAGCAGAAGGCGCCGCCGACCTCAGGCAACCAGCCCCGTCCGTCCGCTCCACCTCCGACGGTTGGCCGCAAGCGGCTCCACTGCGAGGCATGTGGTGGTGGGGTTGAGTGTCAACTCTACGGCATCGAGGGGCACTTGGCGTCTCGCTGCCATCGTCGCTTTAAACGAGATTTTCTTGGCATTGGGAACAATGGGAAGGGCAATGAGAAGCAAGCTGCTCTCGCTACACCGGATCCCGGGTTCACTCCTTCATACTCGGTGGATCCTGCCTGGTACATGGATACGGGCGCTACGGACCATTTGACGAGTCAGCTTGACAAGCTGGCCACTCGCCAGCCCTACACCGGTCACGATCAGGTCCGCACGGCTAATGGATCAG GGACTGGACGAGGCGCTCGAATTGAGCTTCTGGATGATGATATGGCCACAACTGCGCCAGTTGCTGCTACGCCGGATGAGGCGCTCGACGAGGCTGCCCCCGCCACTACCCCGCTTGACCCCGGCGTCGATCACGCATGCATGCCCCATGCACGAGGATCCGACGGGGTGACCAAGTCGCCGGGGCCAGCGGCCTCGCTGTCGCCTGGGCCGGCCGAACCTGCGGAGCTGTCGGCCGGGCCGGCTGGACCCGCGGCGCTCTCCCCTGAGCCGGAGGCCTCGCAGGTCACCGAGTCTTCGTCGCCTGGTTCGTCGATGCCGATCACGCCCGGTCTGTCTTCGCCGACCCTGACCGTGCCACCGGATGCGCCTGACTCGCCCGCCGGTGCGTCCTCCTCGCCGCTGATGGATAGTGGCTCCTCTGGTATGCCAGCTCCAGCGCCACCTCCGCCTGTCGTCCTGCGTCCCCATACTCGCAGCAAAAGTGGCATCTTCCAACCGAAGAAGCGCACTGACGGCACTGTCGCGTGGCTTGCGGCCTGTGTGGCACATGCTGAGGCTGACCCTACGACTGAACCACGACATTTTCGAGCGGCGCTTGGCATCCCGCATTGGCGTGCTGCGATGGAGCAGGAGATTCGTGCTCTTCAAAGAAACAACACTTGGCGTCTTGTTCCACCTCCATCTGGTGTTAATATCATTGACTCTAAATGGGTATTCAAGGTGAAGAAACATGCTGATGGCTCCATTGAGAGGTACAAGGCACGCCTGGTTGCCAAGGGGTTCAAACAACGGTATGGCATTGATTATGAAGACACATTcagtcct GAGATCATCCTCAACAAGGCCTTGTGGGATGCTGTTATGTTAGGTGTTTATGAATCTGATTGGAAGGGGACTTAG